TAAAAAAGCTAGATGCCTTAATTCGTCAAAAGGAACAATCAGTACAAACAAAGAACAAGTCCTGATCATCCAAGAATTAAGGCATAAGCACAAACTTGCTGACTTATTGGCAGTGTCAAACTTGCCAAGAAGTGTGTTTTATTACCACATTCGTCAAAGTACAAAGCCTGACAAAGACCTTGACTTAAAAGAACACATTAACCACATCTACCACCAACACAAGGGCAGGTATGGTTATCGTAGAATCACATCAGAGCTTAACAATCAGCTTGCCCAAAAAGGCATGGTCATTAATCATAAACGAGTGCAACGACTGATGGCTAAACTTGGACTCAAAGCATTGGTTCGTCGTCAACGTAAGTTTAATACTTACAAAGGCACAATGGGCAAAGATACCATTCAGGACAATATACTCAAAAGAGACTTTAAAGCAGACAAACCCAATCAAAAGTGGGCAACAGACATCACAGAGTTTAAAGTACAAGACAAGGCAAATGATGGCAGTGTCATTCAAAGAAAACTCTACCTATCGCCCATCATCGACTTGTTTAATGGTGAGATTGTCAGTTATACGATGAAGGACAGACCAACGTATGAGTTGGTCAAAGAGATGTTAAATGATGCCCTATCCAAGCTAAGCCAAGAAAAGATGGATGACAAACCCATCATTCATTCAGACCAAGGCTGGCACTATCAAATGCACCAGTATCAACAAACCCTAAAAGAACAAGGCTTAACCCAAAGCATGTCAAGAAAAGGCAATTGTTTGGATAATGCTGTGATAGAGAGCTTCTTTGGTACGCTAAA
This Moraxella sp. K1664 DNA region includes the following protein-coding sequences:
- a CDS encoding IS3 family transposase; amino-acid sequence: MQELRHKHKLADLLAVSNLPRSVFYYHIRQSTKPDKDLDLKEHINHIYHQHKGRYGYRRITSELNNQLAQKGMVINHKRVQRLMAKLGLKALVRRQRKFNTYKGTMGKDTIQDNILKRDFKADKPNQKWATDITEFKVQDKANDGSVIQRKLYLSPIIDLFNGEIVSYTMKDRPTYELVKEMLNDALSKLSQEKMDDKPIIHSDQGWHYQMHQYQQTLKEQGLTQSMSRKGNCLDNAVIESFFGTLKQEIFYETTTFTSTDELKQVIDEYIHYYNHDRIKSKLKGLSPVKYRNLVQLGLIQPLATT